In Nostoc sp. GT001, a genomic segment contains:
- a CDS encoding cytochrome P450 has protein sequence MLSQLPNYITSPSWWQLIGWIADPIGFQQKYSQKYGDIFSMQLSGLGSYVIISHPQAIQEIFSQDSKFDIGRGNKIAEPLIGRNSLMLIDGARHRRERKLLMPPFHGERLQTYAQQICLITEQIACQWQIGQPFVARSAMQKVSLEVILQIVFGLSEGERYQLILPLLTSWLDMTDSPLRSSMLFLPFLQQDWGKWTPWGQMKSRQSHIYELLQAEIVEKRTKNNQSQGDVLSLMMAARDENGQAMTDDELKDELITILFAGHETTATTLAWAFYQIHQNPDVLLKLQQELDSLGENPNPMEIAQLPYLSAVCQETLRMYPVLPVLFPRITKSSINIAGYEFPPDTTLMPSIYLLHHREDLYPNPQQFNPERFLERQYSPWEFIPFGGGIRRCLGYALAQLEIKLVLATVLSNYQLTLVENKPIKLQRRGFTLAPNGGVRMMAIKKRSLAQVYSNSVSI, from the coding sequence ATGCTTAGTCAATTACCCAATTACATTACTAGTCCTTCGTGGTGGCAATTGATCGGGTGGATTGCCGATCCGATTGGATTTCAGCAAAAGTATAGTCAAAAATATGGAGATATTTTTTCCATGCAACTGAGTGGACTCGGTTCTTATGTAATTATTAGCCATCCCCAAGCCATTCAAGAAATTTTCAGTCAAGATTCTAAATTTGATATTGGTCGTGGTAATAAAATTGCAGAACCTTTGATTGGGCGAAATTCTCTCATGTTAATAGATGGTGCCCGCCATCGACGAGAACGAAAATTATTAATGCCCCCCTTTCATGGAGAAAGGCTACAGACTTATGCTCAACAAATCTGTTTAATTACTGAGCAAATCGCCTGTCAATGGCAAATCGGTCAACCTTTTGTGGCTCGTTCTGCTATGCAGAAAGTTAGTCTAGAAGTCATTTTACAAATTGTTTTTGGTTTAAGTGAAGGGGAACGCTATCAACTAATTTTACCTCTACTTACTAGTTGGTTGGATATGACTGATTCTCCTTTGCGCTCCAGTATGCTATTTTTGCCATTCTTACAACAAGATTGGGGAAAATGGACTCCTTGGGGGCAGATGAAAAGTAGACAAAGCCATATTTATGAGCTACTTCAAGCAGAAATTGTAGAGAAAAGAACAAAGAACAATCAGAGCCAAGGAGATGTTCTGAGCTTGATGATGGCAGCACGGGATGAAAATGGGCAAGCAATGACCGATGATGAATTAAAAGATGAATTGATCACAATTTTATTTGCTGGACATGAAACTACAGCAACAACCCTAGCGTGGGCTTTCTATCAAATTCACCAAAATCCAGATGTCCTCTTAAAATTGCAGCAGGAACTCGACAGCTTGGGAGAAAATCCAAACCCGATGGAAATTGCCCAACTTCCTTACTTAAGCGCAGTTTGCCAAGAAACCCTGCGGATGTATCCAGTCCTACCAGTGCTTTTCCCACGGATTACCAAATCATCCATAAACATTGCAGGATATGAGTTTCCTCCTGATACAACTTTAATGCCAAGTATCTACCTTCTGCATCACCGGGAAGACTTATATCCTAATCCTCAACAATTTAATCCCGAACGTTTTTTAGAACGCCAGTATTCCCCTTGGGAATTTATTCCTTTTGGTGGTGGAATTCGGCGCTGTTTAGGATATGCCCTGGCTCAGTTAGAAATCAAATTAGTCCTCGCAACAGTTTTATCCAATTATCAACTTACCTTAGTAGAAAATAAACCTATTAAACTGCAACGACGTGGATTTACCCTTGCTCCTAATGGTGGAGTTAGGATGATGGCTATTAAAAAACGATCGCTTGCTCAAGTTTATTCAAATTCTGTTTCAATTTAG
- a CDS encoding TetR/AcrR family transcriptional regulator produces MPIDPTFQLENPLPAIAPKQEKILQGAIQVFLKEGYARTSMDRVSAAAGVSKQTIYSHFQDKEGLFKALIERLTIACFQSIFCTEKLHDEPAIFLRQIAEIYLTEVADNPNYLALLRLIITESQNFPELAKLYTQTVVLRGRQILSQYFASHPELGITDPEAMAHIFFGSLASYVIVQEMLYGKELTFLSRDRLLDSLINAVMSQSLNTVTQG; encoded by the coding sequence ATGCCCATAGACCCTACTTTTCAACTAGAAAATCCTTTACCTGCGATCGCTCCAAAACAGGAGAAAATTTTGCAAGGAGCTATACAGGTATTTTTGAAGGAGGGTTACGCTAGAACAAGTATGGATCGTGTTAGTGCGGCGGCTGGAGTATCTAAGCAAACAATATACAGTCACTTTCAAGATAAAGAAGGGCTGTTTAAAGCGTTGATAGAACGGTTGACTATAGCTTGTTTTCAAAGTATTTTTTGCACCGAAAAATTACATGATGAACCAGCGATTTTTTTGCGTCAAATTGCTGAAATTTATTTAACCGAAGTCGCTGATAATCCCAATTATTTGGCATTGTTGCGTTTGATTATCACCGAGTCACAAAACTTTCCAGAACTAGCCAAACTTTATACCCAAACCGTTGTGCTACGCGGTCGGCAAATCCTAAGTCAGTATTTCGCATCTCATCCAGAATTAGGAATCACCGACCCAGAAGCAATGGCTCATATTTTTTTTGGTTCGCTGGCATCCTACGTGATTGTACAAGAAATGTTGTATGGAAAAGAACTGACATTTTTATCACGCGATCGCTTGCTAGATAGCTTAATAAATGCGGTCATGAGCCAGTCCCTAAATACGGTTACTCAGGGATAA
- a CDS encoding efflux RND transporter periplasmic adaptor subunit, with the protein MTQTIPTSPENLKDAVSKQKSRKKPILLTIGVLLVAGGIGYAVWRSQPQVSANILQVSGRIEGYETEIGIKRSGRIETIAVREGAAVKKGQELIKLDDIDDQLLQQQLLGTQARVTSARYDEQQAISDVERVTREIQEINSQINEAKLNLQQSQGDTQGRIEQAQANVAAARATLVQAQAQVKQAAAEVNLAKINRDRYAQLVKEGAVNQQQFDQAQTTLDTAIATLEARQAAVNAERQQLKATSGALTQVNTTGFNPDIRNAQLTALVRKQQQSYAQLKSAQAKVNSARAKVKDAQASNQQILTQIADSKKDVNVVSPLDGVVTARNVEPGAIVSNQTNILTIVDPKTVYFRGFIPEGDIGRVRLGQTTKIFIDSAPKKPLEGKVIAIDSQASFTPENIYFQKDRVRQVVGIRIKVQNPDSCFNPEKPYSESDLPCAKMGMPADAEISLKAGGRGQGAEEQGSRGAGEQRGILLYERLRQRLRSVTGGAGGRIAQW; encoded by the coding sequence ATGACTCAGACTATCCCAACATCCCCGGAAAATCTCAAAGATGCAGTATCAAAGCAGAAAAGCCGCAAGAAACCGATCCTTTTAACGATTGGGGTGCTGTTAGTGGCTGGTGGTATTGGCTACGCGGTGTGGCGCTCTCAACCGCAAGTATCGGCAAATATACTGCAAGTTAGTGGACGGATTGAGGGTTATGAAACCGAGATTGGGATCAAGCGTTCTGGAAGAATTGAGACAATTGCCGTGCGGGAAGGGGCAGCAGTTAAAAAGGGGCAAGAGTTAATTAAGTTAGACGACATAGACGATCAATTACTGCAACAACAACTACTTGGTACTCAAGCGAGAGTGACATCTGCTAGATATGATGAACAGCAGGCAATTTCAGATGTAGAGCGAGTCACTAGAGAAATTCAAGAAATTAACAGCCAAATTAACGAAGCTAAACTTAATTTGCAGCAGTCTCAAGGGGATACCCAAGGAAGAATTGAGCAGGCACAGGCAAATGTAGCAGCAGCTAGAGCCACATTAGTGCAAGCACAAGCGCAAGTTAAACAGGCAGCAGCAGAAGTTAATTTAGCAAAAATCAACCGCGATCGCTATGCCCAATTGGTAAAAGAAGGGGCGGTAAATCAACAACAATTCGATCAAGCCCAAACTACTCTAGATACCGCAATCGCAACCCTAGAAGCACGACAGGCAGCAGTGAATGCCGAACGCCAGCAATTAAAGGCGACATCAGGAGCGTTAACTCAAGTTAATACTACAGGTTTCAATCCTGACATTCGCAACGCCCAGTTAACAGCTTTAGTCAGAAAGCAGCAACAAAGTTATGCTCAACTTAAATCTGCACAGGCAAAAGTCAACTCTGCCCGTGCCAAAGTCAAAGATGCCCAAGCATCAAATCAGCAAATCCTCACCCAGATTGCAGACTCTAAAAAAGATGTAAATGTAGTTAGTCCTTTAGATGGAGTAGTGACAGCCCGTAATGTCGAACCAGGTGCAATAGTTAGCAATCAGACTAATATTTTGACAATTGTTGACCCCAAAACAGTGTATTTTAGAGGTTTTATTCCCGAAGGCGATATTGGCAGAGTGCGTCTAGGACAAACAACAAAAATCTTCATTGATTCTGCACCAAAGAAACCATTAGAAGGTAAAGTAATTGCCATCGATTCGCAAGCTTCATTTACACCAGAGAATATTTACTTTCAAAAAGATCGAGTCAGACAAGTAGTAGGAATTCGGATTAAAGTTCAAAACCCTGATAGCTGCTTTAACCCCGAAAAACCTTATAGTGAATCAGATTTACCCTGCGCCAAAATGGGGATGCCAGCAGATGCCGAAATTAGTTTGAAGGCAGGGGGCAGGGGGCAGGGGGCAGAGGAGCAGGGGAGTAGAGGAGCAGGGGAGCAGAGGGGCATACTTCTCTACGAGAGGCTGCGCCAACGACTGCGCTCAGTAACCGGGGGAGCAGGGGGGAGGATAGCGCAGTGGTAG
- a CDS encoding fatty acid desaturase family protein → MSNDAIIQSELLEHKADKEQNICKILSVQELSLLNDRSNSKGLVQLILHLTVMGCSGYLWATNFGNWSVAIPALLIYGFSLAAMFAPMHECVHRTAFANNRLNDFVAWFSGLLSFYNSTFFRRYHKWHHRYTRVPDKDPELTDPKPSNLGKYLLIISGLPWWWGKISGHFQVATGQFDNFPFVPEAARVEVIHSTRWQLGIYAGAIALSIVANQPWFILYWLLPLLVGQPILRFILLAEHTGCTLDANLLTNTRTTLTLWPVRFFMWNMPFHAEHHLYASIPFHALPKAHQQLSKHFTHIEPGYLKVNWNILTNP, encoded by the coding sequence ATGTCTAATGACGCAATTATTCAATCTGAATTATTAGAACACAAAGCTGATAAAGAGCAAAATATCTGTAAAATTCTCAGTGTACAAGAATTAAGTCTTCTAAACGATCGCTCCAATAGCAAAGGACTAGTTCAACTGATTTTGCACCTTACAGTCATGGGTTGCAGTGGCTACCTATGGGCAACAAACTTTGGTAATTGGTCGGTGGCTATACCAGCACTGTTAATCTACGGCTTCAGTCTGGCTGCGATGTTTGCACCGATGCATGAATGCGTTCACAGAACGGCTTTCGCTAACAATCGTTTGAATGATTTTGTAGCTTGGTTTTCCGGCTTACTTTCATTTTATAACAGCACATTTTTTCGCCGCTATCATAAATGGCATCACCGTTACACTCGCGTTCCTGACAAAGATCCAGAATTGACCGATCCCAAACCGAGCAATCTCGGCAAATACTTGTTGATAATTAGCGGTTTACCGTGGTGGTGGGGTAAAATAAGCGGGCATTTTCAAGTTGCGACTGGTCAATTTGACAATTTTCCATTTGTGCCAGAAGCAGCACGAGTCGAAGTTATTCATTCTACACGTTGGCAACTAGGTATTTATGCAGGTGCGATCGCTCTTTCAATTGTAGCTAATCAGCCTTGGTTTATCCTCTATTGGCTGCTTCCCCTACTTGTCGGTCAACCGATTCTCCGGTTTATTCTGCTAGCAGAACATACAGGTTGCACTCTTGATGCAAATCTGCTCACCAATACCCGCACAACGCTCACACTTTGGCCTGTACGATTTTTTATGTGGAATATGCCATTTCATGCAGAGCATCATTTGTATGCATCAATTCCGTTCCACGCGCTACCAAAAGCACATCAGCAATTGAGCAAACACTTTACTCACATTGAACCTGGCTATCTAAAAGTCAACTGGAATATCTTAACTAATCCGTAA
- a CDS encoding bifunctional sterol desaturase/short chain dehydrogenase: MIKMLAENLMGIETSLQINWVWLNASLEFASWALFSLLLAEILRDSYHALCHQVNWLAKWHNKHHMAYRRDLSIVSLKIYQESQLYHDILESSLLLVVLVVVALIVQQMGLWLGVAYGCTFLYGASVRYFQGKIDTDYNHLPGPLETIPSIWWVNRSYHWRHHFDDVNAYYSGVFPLVDKILGTGLSLKGKTIALTGASGALGQALAAELVKNNAKVVALTTNPEKLVEQVGVKVVSWQLGNEANLKESLEKVDILIINHGVNVYASRTSEAINSSYEVNTFSALRLIDIFLTTVTGPQAKATKEIWVNTSEAEVSPALSPLYELSKRALGDIVTLKRLNGDCVIRKLILGPFKSQLNPYGVMSAQQVARAILFLARRDFRNIIVAINPLTYLLFPLKETSTSLYYRVFSRTAKVNRTYANNSRK; this comes from the coding sequence ATGATAAAAATGCTAGCTGAAAACTTGATGGGAATTGAGACAAGCTTACAAATTAATTGGGTTTGGCTAAATGCCAGCTTAGAGTTTGCTAGTTGGGCACTCTTCTCACTTTTACTTGCTGAGATATTGAGAGATAGTTACCATGCTTTGTGTCACCAAGTCAATTGGCTTGCTAAATGGCACAACAAGCACCACATGGCTTATCGCCGGGATTTATCGATAGTTTCCCTAAAAATTTACCAAGAATCCCAGCTTTATCACGACATTTTAGAATCGAGTCTATTGCTGGTGGTATTGGTAGTCGTTGCTTTAATTGTCCAGCAAATGGGGTTATGGCTGGGCGTAGCTTATGGTTGTACCTTTTTGTATGGCGCGTCTGTGCGATATTTTCAGGGAAAAATTGATACGGATTACAACCACCTACCCGGCCCTTTAGAGACAATACCATCTATTTGGTGGGTGAATCGGTCTTACCATTGGCGGCATCATTTTGATGATGTCAACGCTTACTACAGTGGTGTCTTTCCTCTAGTGGATAAAATTCTGGGTACAGGACTGTCTCTCAAAGGTAAAACCATCGCTTTAACCGGAGCATCAGGAGCGTTGGGGCAAGCGTTGGCGGCTGAACTTGTCAAGAATAATGCTAAAGTCGTGGCATTAACCACTAATCCAGAAAAATTAGTCGAGCAAGTTGGGGTAAAGGTGGTTTCCTGGCAGTTGGGCAACGAAGCCAATCTGAAGGAGAGTTTAGAGAAAGTAGATATTTTAATTATCAATCACGGAGTCAATGTCTACGCCAGCCGTACATCGGAAGCTATCAATTCCTCTTATGAAGTGAATACCTTTTCAGCATTGCGGTTGATAGATATATTTTTGACAACTGTAACAGGCCCACAAGCAAAAGCAACGAAGGAAATTTGGGTAAACACTTCTGAGGCTGAAGTTTCTCCAGCACTGAGTCCGCTTTATGAACTCAGCAAAAGAGCGCTAGGAGATATTGTTACACTCAAGCGTTTGAATGGGGATTGTGTAATTCGCAAGTTAATTCTTGGCCCGTTTAAGAGTCAACTGAATCCTTATGGAGTGATGTCTGCACAGCAAGTTGCTCGTGCGATCTTATTTTTGGCACGGCGCGACTTCCGAAATATTATTGTGGCAATAAATCCTCTCACCTATCTGCTGTTTCCCTTAAAGGAAACTAGTACGTCACTATACTATCGAGTCTTCAGCCGGACAGCAAAAGTGAACAGGACTTACGCAAACAATAGTCGAAAATAA